A region of the Methyloprofundus sedimenti genome:
GCTGTTCATCCTTAATTTCAATATGGGAATAAGCGACGAGTTCACTTTCTTTATAAACTAAGGTTATTCCTTCTGGATTAAAGTGTGTAGAAAAATCGTTTGTTTGCCAGTCTTCATTCCAGCCCCATATGTGAGAAATGTAATCACTCATAACCACGCGATACAATTCAAAAATGGCTTGTTTTTCTAATGTGGATGCTTGTCTGTATAGGTAGGTCATGATGATTCTGGTTGTAAGATGAATTGACAAATTTTACACCTGTGATTTTATAGAAATATAATTTTTCTGACTCTCAACTCTCTCAAACCAAGCGTTAATCCTTTTATACCCAGATAAATCAAACTTACCTTCTTCGGCTACATGTGTATAAGCATACAAGGCAATATCAGCGATGCTGTATTGATTGGTAACAAAATAATCATGGTTTTGTAAATGCTGCTCCATCACATCTAGCGCCGCATAGCCCTGCGATATTTTTGCTTTCAGGGCTTCTTTATATTCATCTTCCTCATTTAAAATAGAAATCCAATAACGCGCTGTGGCGATATTGGGCTCA
Encoded here:
- a CDS encoding GNAT family N-acetyltransferase — protein: MTYLYRQASTLEKQAIFELYRVVMSDYISHIWGWNEDWQTNDFSTHFNPEGITLVYKESELVAYSHIEIKDEQLYLRMIAIHPDQQRNGIGTKLLESLIASAKEQSKSIALEVFKINTEAKRLYEKYGFNVEGETAASYIMSL
- a CDS encoding glutathione S-transferase family protein — translated: MYTLYDFSPSGNCYKIRLLLNQLGISYERINVDILNKESRTPEFLKINPNGRTPVLCHDGKYLAESNAILWYLAAHTDFIPKGNYEQAQVLQWMFFEQFSHEPNIATARYWISILNEEDEYKEALKAKISQGYAALDVMEQHLQNHDYFVTNQYSIADIALYAYTHVAEEGKFDLSGYKRINAWFERVESQKNYISIKSQV